In the genome of Alphaproteobacteria bacterium, the window GTTGAGTTTGCGGTCATGGCCATCGGGTGTTGCTCGCGTTGATGATCCAAGTGACGAAGCAATTAAACACTCGAATCCGGCGCGGATCCGGTGGCAACGATAGCCGCGGTTCGGATCGCTCGTAAACGCGATTTTCTCATGCACCATGAGGCGCCGTCATGGGCAACCGGCTTCCTCCAACAGCCACGCAATGAAGCGCCGCGCCTGGAGACTGACGGGATGATCCGGTGTGACGAGAAAGTACGCGTAGCTCGGCAGGTGCAAATCAAACGGACACAACAAGCGGCCGTCCTGGACATCACTTTCGACCAATTCCGGGCAAACGAGTGAAAAACCCTCACCCGCGATGGCCGCCTCCTGGCGTACATTGGTGTCGTCATAATAGTGATTGCGGTTCGCCGTAAGGTTTCCGACCCCGGCCAGAACCAGCCATTCCCGCCATGCGGTTTCGTCGGCCTCATGCAACAGTGCAAAATCTTTCAAATCGGAGGGCGCCAGAGGCTGCTCGTGTTCGCGCAGTACGGCGGGGCTACAAGCTGGGGTTAGATTGCCTTCGACGAGCGATCGCGCGCGATGATCGACATCGTCTTTCCGCCGCCATTCGATCGAAAGATCGATGTCGGAACGCGAAAAGTCGGCCGGAAAGTTCGAATGCTGAAGGCGGAGGTCGAACCCCGGGTACCGTTCCCACAGCCGCACCAGTCTTGGCGCCAGCCACTTCAGGGCGAAATGGGCCCGCGTTATGAGACCGAGCGGACGCCCTTCGCGCGCCGCCTCGAGCGATCCGATGGCGCGCTGTATCGCCACGAATGCCTCACTGATCCCCGGCAGCAACGCCTCTCCGGCTTGCGTCAGGGTGAGGTGGCCGCCCGCGCGCTGGAACAAGGCAACGCCGACGATGTCCTCGAGATTGCGGATCTGGTGGCTCACCGCCGATTGGGTGACACCAAGTTCTTCCGCCGCGCGGGTGAAATTGAGGTGACGAGCAACGGCCTCGAAAGCGCGTAATCCATTTAGCGGCGGAATCATCGATCGCTGGAATGCCATTCTTGATCGGGCCGCCATCATAACGTCGTCCGCGAACAGGGCCCTAGCCGAAAGTGACGGCGAGTTTTCACTTGTCGGCCGGTCCTCCGTCGTCGACACTTGTCACCTCGGACCCGATACGAACGAAAATGCCAAACTGGCCGGTACGACCGGGCGGCTCTAACGTGTCGGGAACGCAAAGGCGGGCATTGGGTCGGTACGGGTCGATGCCTATATGGTGCAACCATCGCAGACAGGAGTGGGACATGGCAGAGGCCGTTTACAAATTCATCGAACTCGTCGGAACCAGCAGCGAATCATGGGAAAAAGCCGCGACGGCAGCCGTCAATCGGGCGTCCCAAAGCCTGCGCGACTTGCGTGTTGCCGAAATTCTCGAGCTCGACCTGCAATTGAAGGATGGCAAGGTCGAAGCTTACCGGGCCAAAGTGAAATTGTCGTTCCGCTACGAAGGCAGCGCCTGACCGCAATCGGGTCCGCGGCGAGCACTTGCCAATCCGTCGAATGAGAATCGTAACGTTCGCCGTTTTAGCGGCGACATGACCTGAAAACGCCGGATGACCGAGTTCACGCCCGTTTCGGGATTTCTTGGCGGCGTACTTATAGGTGCCGCCGCCGTCATACTGCTGGCGACGCTGGGCCGCGTGGCCGGGGTCAGTGGCATTCTCGGCGATATTCCCGACTCGAAGGGCGGCACGCTGTTTTGGCGGTTGGCCTTTATCGCCGGGCTTGTGGCTGGTCCCATGAGCCTATACGCGGTCACCGGAGACCCTACCGTCGTCGATCTATCGGCGTCCTGGCCCGTCGTGATCTTGGCCGGCCTCCTGGTCGGGTTCGGCACCCGTATGGGAAGCGGTTGCACCAGTGGACATGGAGTATGCGGGCTAGCCCGCCTTTCGCCACGGTCGCTTGCGGCGACAGCCATCTTCATGGCCGTCGCCGGTTTGACCGTTTTTTTCATCCGTCACGTTGTCTAGGGCGAAAGCGTGAGAGCGGTATTCTGGTCCCTGCTTTCAGGCCTTCTTTTTGGCGTTGGATTGACCGTGTCGCAGATGATCAATCCGGCAAAGGTCCTCTCGTTCCTCGACGTCGCCGGACACTGGGACCCGACACTCGCGTTCGTCATGGCCGGTGCCTTGGCGGTCACGGTTCCCGGATTCGCGTGGCTTCGAGCCCGGAATGTATCGGTGTTCGGTGGCGAGTTGAAGCTGCCAACCCGCCGCGACATCGACCATCGTCTTGTCATCGGCGCCGTTCTGTTCGGCGTCGGCTGGGGTCTCGCCGGTTTTTGCCCCGGACCGGCGCTGGCCGCATTGAGCACCGGACTGCCCGACGTTTTCGCATTTGTCGTCGCCATGGTCGCCGGCATGTTGGTATTTCGGCTGCTCTCTCGCCGCGCTTGACGGATTACGCCGGAGGTCTCGCCAGAGCGGCGGGCCTGCGAGCCGCCTCGATGGGCCTAATTCGCCTGCGCGCGCTTGAGCGTATCCGACGGCAACTCGCCAAACATTTGGCGATAGTCCCTGGCAAAATATCCGAAGTGACAGAATCCCCAGCGTGTCGCCGCCTCCGTCACCGATCGGGCGTGTTGCATTTCCATCCGGGCACGACTGAGGCGAATCGCCCGTAGATAGGCCGTCGGATTGAGGTCGAGCGCGCGCTGGCACGCGTATTGCAATGTCCGTCGCGACACGCCAAGGCGAATTGCCACTTCGACAATCGACATCGGACAATCCGGAGATTCCTCGATGAGCGCGCGCGCCTGACTGGCCAAACGCCAATTGTTGGCAATGGTCATAGCCTGGGGATGGGTCTGTTCGCCGCGATGGGACAGCAACTCAAGGGCCGCTCCGGCCGATGCTCGCTTCAGGGCTGACACGCTGTGCGGATTGTCCAATACGATCGGATCGGAGCGTAGTCCGTCGAACATCGCCATTAGCGACAGGCCGAAATTGCGGGCATAGGCGGTGTCCAACGGGATAACCCGCCGGCCCTGCCGAAGCGCGCGCTGGAGTTCCCTTACCAGCATCACCTCTTCGCCCGACGACGTGGCGTCGGGCACGGTCATTTCGAGGCCGATGAAAATCAGCTTTTCCGGCGAAAGATATTCAAACCCCGACGAACCGGAAAAAACGTGCAGGCCATCGAGATGCGATTCCTCCCCGCATAGGACCGATTTCCCGCTCAGACTAAGCGGAATGCCAAAGCCAATTCGATTACGCGCGACGTCCCCTTTCTGCAAAACCGCTCGGTTCATGCGTTCGACGAAAATCCGCAGACCCTCGGCCCGGACCGAGATTACCGATCCGTCGAAGGCGCCTTTCGAAACCTGGCAATATTCTTGGTTCCAATTGTCGAGCAGGGTGGCCTGCTCATGGATGTCGTGGCTGTATTGAGCATCAATACGCGCGGCTGGTGGTATCGCGGACGGGACGGTCAGCATCAGTCAATTCCCGTAAACACAGGAAAAAAATATTACATATGGCCGCTCGATGGGCAACCGGACGTCATATTCCACGGGATCGGAAGGAAACGCAGTGGGAAGCCGATTGCCGCTGCGGATAACCGTTTCATAACCTTGGCAAAAATCGCGGTTTCCATCGTGTGCTCTGGCTCTCGCACCGCGTCCCCGACTCACGGCCGTTGCCGAAATCGGATAGTATTGGCGGCGGAAGTTCCTTAGCGTTTAGACATCGGCAATTGTTCTACAATTGAAGGGAGGTACGACTATGTCGGATCTGAAGAAGCTCAGGTCGCTTTTCGTGCAGGGAAAAATCACCCGTCGCGAATTCTTCATCAGGGCGTCGGCCCTGGGTGTCGCGCCCGTATTGGGTACCGCATTGGGCGGTCGACCGGCGCGCGCCGCGAACAAAGTCATCAAGATCGGCGGTGCGGTGCCGCTCACGGGTCCTGTCGCCTATTGGGGTATTTCCACCATGCAGGGCTGGGTCGACGGCGCGGCGGTGATCAATGCCAGCGGCGGCCTCAATATCGGCGGCGAAATCTACGACCTCGAGGTCATCACCTACGACACCAAAGGCACCGTCGCCGATGCTCGTGCGGCAACGACGCGATTGGTCGAGCAGGATCAGGTCAAGTACGTATTCAGTCAAGCGGCCGCCAGCACGATCGGCATGCTGCAGATCACCGAGCCGAACGAGGTTATCTCGATCGTCGCGTGTTGGGGATACCTGAAGATCTTCGGCAAGGAATATCCCTATCATTTCAGAGCCGAGATGTCCGACTACGAGCAGGGATTCGCCTACGTCCCGTTCATGCTCGAACATTACGGAAAGGACAATCTGAAGACGGCCTCATTCATCGGACCGGATGACCAGGACGGTTATGACTGTCACTTCTCCTATGAGCGCCTGATGAAGTACTACGGCATCGAGCTGAAGGGCGTGGAATACTTCAACTGGGAAGACACGGATTTCTATCCCATCGTCACCAAGACGCTGAAGAACAAGCCCGACTTCATCGTGACCAGCCCGTCGCCACCCGGGATTACCGCCAGTATCGTGAAGGCGGCGCGGGAGATGGGATACAAGGGTCCGATCGCGTCTCCAGCGGCATCGGAGACAACGACCATTTTGGAAGTTGCCGGAGAATATGCCGACGACGTCGTTCTGCCCGTCACCTGCGTCGATCCGGTGACCGATTCGCAGAAGCAGATCCAGGAACGGTTCCTGCAACACTTCGGAACCTTCAACGCGCTTGCCGGCAACTACTCATGGTGGGTGTATGCCTTGGCCGAGGCCATGGAAAATGCCGGCACCGCCGAGGACACCAAGGCCGTCGCCGACGCCCTGGCGAACGTCGTTCTCGAAGACACCTATGTCGGAAAGGTGACGTGGGAAGGCGAAAAGTCGTTCGGCATCCGGCGTCAAGGCGTCTACGACTGCTACACGACCTTGATCGAGAAAGGCAAGGCGCGCCTGGCCGATGTCAGGTATCCGGAACTGCCGGCGGATTATTGATTTGCAAGAACCGATCCGCAAAGGTGATGGGGTGACCTAAGCCTGTTGCCGGGCGACACAGGATCGGGGAGCGGAATTGACGAGAGACGGGGGCGCCGCCAGCGTTAACATGCGGCTTCGCGCTCGTCTCTCGATCCGTGCAGGCGTGTCGGGGGGGCCTGCCGTGGTTCCGCGATTCTTCGACGCCGGGTCGGCTCGAAACGGCTTCGGTTCCGGGCTTTTTCTCATCCAGTTCATCGCTTTGGAAAGGGGATAATTTGGCTTTCGATGAGTTCACCCAGATGACCCTGACGGGCATCAATTTGGGGCTGATGTACGCACTCATCGCGATCGGATTGACGCTGATCTTCGGCGTCATGCGGATCATTCAATACGCCCATGGTGAATTGTTCATGCTGGGCGCTTACGTCCTCTACTATTGGTTTGCCGTATTGGGATGGCCCTATTGGCTCGGTGTTATCGCCAGCGCGGTGGTCATTTTCTGTCTTGGTGCTGTTCTCCAACTGTTGCTGTTCAGGCCGCTCCAGGGCCGCAATATTCTCTATCCCCTGGCGGTCTCGATGGGGCTGATCTTCATTATTTCGAGCGGCGGTCTTTTGGTATTCGGTTCCGTCGTCAAGGGTATCCCGAGCGATATATCGGGCGGCACCATGGTCTTCGGCGCCTTCTATACCTATGAACGGATGACGATCTCGGCGGTCTCCGCCGCATTGATCGTGGGGCTTTGGATTTTTCTTCAGAAGACGACCATCGGCATGGCCATGCGCGCGGTCTCCGAAGATCCGGAGGTCAGCTCGCTCCAGGGAATCAACACGAGCCGGATTCACTGGATTGCGTTCGGACTTGGGAGCGCCCTGGCGGCGGTCGCCGGCTGCATGATGGGGACCCTGTTGTCGATCGTTCCCACGATGGGATTCGTTGCCACGATGAAGGCCTTCATGATCGTCATCATGGGCGGTCTGGGGAGCGTTCCCGGTGCTCTGATCGGCGCTATGATCCTCGGCTTCATCGATAGTTTCGGGACTACACTGATCAGCGCCGATGTGGCCTACATCATGGGCTTCCTGGCCATCTTCATCATCTTGGTTTTCCGCCCCGCGGGGTTGTTCGGTCAGCAGTGGGAGTGAACACGCGAGGGAACGCGAGACCCGGTGTGCCGCCATACCGGACACTCGCCCGACCTTGCAGCGGGGATGCCGCTGGACGGGTCACCGGAACACAACACCTCCGACCGGCGCTATCGAGACCAGAACAGACCGCATGAGCCAGGAATCGACGCCAATCAAATTATTGTGGTCTGCGGGACTGGTCCTGGCCTTTCTGCTCCCGGTCCTCTGCGGCTACGACAAATATATCCTGCACACCGGAATCAGCATCGCCTTCAACATCGCGCTGGCGACCAGTATGTGGCTGATCTGGACATTGGGCTTCATATCGTTCGCGCATGCCGGCTTCATGGGAATCGGGGCCTACACGACGGCGCTGCTGTTCACCAAGCTGGGGCTCTCGCTGTGGATCGGCATGTGGCTGGGAGCCGCCGCCGCGGCCCTGATCGCCCTCATGATCAGCGTGCCGCTCATGCGGACCAGAGCGGTCTATTTCTTCATGGCGAGTTGGGCGATTGGCGAGGTCATAAAGCGGGTCTTCGCCTATTATCGGGATTTCTTCGGCGGCTGGAATGGTATCTTCAATGTTCTTCCGCCCAAGCTGGAGCTTCCCGGGCTGAGCATCGATTTCGCGTCGCGGGTGGCCTATTACTACCTCGCGCTCGTGTTTTGCTCGCTCATCGTCCTGGCGATCTATCGGATCAACCGGTCGCGCACCGGCACCATCTATTGGAGCATTCACGAAAGCGAACTCCTCGCCCAACACATCGGCATCAACGTTCTCAAGCACAAGGTCGTCGCCTTCACGGTGGCTTGCATGTTCGCCGGTCTGACCGGCGCGCTCTACGCCCACTATCACACCTATATCAACCCCAAGACCTTCGACATCTGGCAATCGGAGTTTTCGCTCGTCCACATCATCGTCGGTGGTCTGAATACGGTTGGCGGCCCGGTCATGGGCGCAACGATCCTGACCATCGTCGACGAGCTGCTCCGCCCGACCGGTTACTACCGGGTCATTTTCTTCGGCGTCGTCGTGATTATGGTCGTGCTCTTCCTGCCCGGCGGTCTCGAGACGATACCGGAACGTATCCGGCGCCTGGCCGCCAGAGTGCGGAATAATTAGGTCGGAGTTTGGTGCAAATGCCGCTGCTCGAAATCCTCGACGTGACCAAG includes:
- a CDS encoding LysR family transcriptional regulator, whose product is MAFQRSMIPPLNGLRAFEAVARHLNFTRAAEELGVTQSAVSHQIRNLEDIVGVALFQRAGGHLTLTQAGEALLPGISEAFVAIQRAIGSLEAAREGRPLGLITRAHFALKWLAPRLVRLWERYPGFDLRLQHSNFPADFSRSDIDLSIEWRRKDDVDHRARSLVEGNLTPACSPAVLREHEQPLAPSDLKDFALLHEADETAWREWLVLAGVGNLTANRNHYYDDTNVRQEAAIAGEGFSLVCPELVESDVQDGRLLCPFDLHLPSYAYFLVTPDHPVSLQARRFIAWLLEEAGCP
- a CDS encoding dodecin domain-containing protein, translated to MAEAVYKFIELVGTSSESWEKAATAAVNRASQSLRDLRVAEILELDLQLKDGKVEAYRAKVKLSFRYEGSA
- a CDS encoding YeeE/YedE family protein, yielding MTEFTPVSGFLGGVLIGAAAVILLATLGRVAGVSGILGDIPDSKGGTLFWRLAFIAGLVAGPMSLYAVTGDPTVVDLSASWPVVILAGLLVGFGTRMGSGCTSGHGVCGLARLSPRSLAATAIFMAVAGLTVFFIRHVV
- a CDS encoding YeeE/YedE family protein; protein product: MINPAKVLSFLDVAGHWDPTLAFVMAGALAVTVPGFAWLRARNVSVFGGELKLPTRRDIDHRLVIGAVLFGVGWGLAGFCPGPALAALSTGLPDVFAFVVAMVAGMLVFRLLSRRA
- a CDS encoding helix-turn-helix domain-containing protein, which gives rise to MLTVPSAIPPAARIDAQYSHDIHEQATLLDNWNQEYCQVSKGAFDGSVISVRAEGLRIFVERMNRAVLQKGDVARNRIGFGIPLSLSGKSVLCGEESHLDGLHVFSGSSGFEYLSPEKLIFIGLEMTVPDATSSGEEVMLVRELQRALRQGRRVIPLDTAYARNFGLSLMAMFDGLRSDPIVLDNPHSVSALKRASAGAALELLSHRGEQTHPQAMTIANNWRLASQARALIEESPDCPMSIVEVAIRLGVSRRTLQYACQRALDLNPTAYLRAIRLSRARMEMQHARSVTEAATRWGFCHFGYFARDYRQMFGELPSDTLKRAQAN
- a CDS encoding ABC transporter substrate-binding protein encodes the protein MSDLKKLRSLFVQGKITRREFFIRASALGVAPVLGTALGGRPARAANKVIKIGGAVPLTGPVAYWGISTMQGWVDGAAVINASGGLNIGGEIYDLEVITYDTKGTVADARAATTRLVEQDQVKYVFSQAAASTIGMLQITEPNEVISIVACWGYLKIFGKEYPYHFRAEMSDYEQGFAYVPFMLEHYGKDNLKTASFIGPDDQDGYDCHFSYERLMKYYGIELKGVEYFNWEDTDFYPIVTKTLKNKPDFIVTSPSPPGITASIVKAAREMGYKGPIASPAASETTTILEVAGEYADDVVLPVTCVDPVTDSQKQIQERFLQHFGTFNALAGNYSWWVYALAEAMENAGTAEDTKAVADALANVVLEDTYVGKVTWEGEKSFGIRRQGVYDCYTTLIEKGKARLADVRYPELPADY
- a CDS encoding branched-chain amino acid ABC transporter permease; translation: MAFDEFTQMTLTGINLGLMYALIAIGLTLIFGVMRIIQYAHGELFMLGAYVLYYWFAVLGWPYWLGVIASAVVIFCLGAVLQLLLFRPLQGRNILYPLAVSMGLIFIISSGGLLVFGSVVKGIPSDISGGTMVFGAFYTYERMTISAVSAALIVGLWIFLQKTTIGMAMRAVSEDPEVSSLQGINTSRIHWIAFGLGSALAAVAGCMMGTLLSIVPTMGFVATMKAFMIVIMGGLGSVPGALIGAMILGFIDSFGTTLISADVAYIMGFLAIFIILVFRPAGLFGQQWE
- a CDS encoding branched-chain amino acid ABC transporter permease encodes the protein MSQESTPIKLLWSAGLVLAFLLPVLCGYDKYILHTGISIAFNIALATSMWLIWTLGFISFAHAGFMGIGAYTTALLFTKLGLSLWIGMWLGAAAAALIALMISVPLMRTRAVYFFMASWAIGEVIKRVFAYYRDFFGGWNGIFNVLPPKLELPGLSIDFASRVAYYYLALVFCSLIVLAIYRINRSRTGTIYWSIHESELLAQHIGINVLKHKVVAFTVACMFAGLTGALYAHYHTYINPKTFDIWQSEFSLVHIIVGGLNTVGGPVMGATILTIVDELLRPTGYYRVIFFGVVVIMVVLFLPGGLETIPERIRRLAARVRNN